ctcatctggggaGTGGGCTCACAGTAACCACCTGGCAGAGCCCTCCAGAAGCCCAGAAGGCGACAGCCAACAGTCAGTCTCTTCTGCCCCCAGTCCCCACTCCCAGCTCCCAGGTAAGAGGCTCTGATGCACCCCAACTCCACATCCAAAACATGGCGCCCCCTGGTGGCCACTGTGGCATGAAGCCACCTGCCCTCTGCCCTTGGGTGAGGGAAGAGCCTTTGCCAGGTGGGTGAGGAAGGACctgaagaggggagggggagaggggcaggggagtGGGCAGGCCCTGGGGACAGCGCTGTGGGGGCCACAGGCAGTGGGGCTGCTGGGCCGGAGCAGCGTCCCTGGGGGCTGGTCCGTGCAGGGGAGGCTGCAAACAACCGGTCAGGAGTTTGGAGTGGATCCTGTGGGTAGCTGAAGGCCATTAGGGCTGAGGCACACTGTCCCCTGGAGGATGACCGCAGGGGAAGCAGGGACTAGGGCTGGGTCTGCACATGAGAGGAGGGCAGCCCCAGCTATGCGGGGTGCAGATGCCCTGGGGGTACTCAGCTGTGGGGTGTGGTCAGTCTGAGGCCTCTGCCAGTCCAGGCTGGGGGAAGTGCTGGCCAGTCTCCCGAGGTCTTCCGGATATTGCAACGCCCACTCCCTTTCAGACCCGAGTGCATGTCACCTCGGGGGACCTTTCCCGCTCCTCCACCCTCAGAGGCCCACCCTGACCCTAACTTGTCCCTGAGCAGCTACCAGCGCGCTGGCCTGGGAGGCCCACAGTGCTTGTTGAACGGGACCTTGGTGAGTGAATAGATGGTGGGGCTCCCTGTCCACCCGGGCTCCCCCCttgcctccccgcccccgcctggGGTCCAGCCACAGGCACCATGCTGCCTGTCTGGTCAGAGCCAGCAGACTGATGGTCGGGGCAGGAGGGACGAGGCTGGGGGTGGACGGAACCCAGGGTCATCCACCGGCCCCCAAAACCACGGGGGGGAGCACAGAGAGGAGGCTTGAAGGGCAGGGCTCATAGGCCGAAGAGGGGCCGGGCCAGTCCATGGGGCCGCGCTGGCCTTTGGGTAAAGGGCTGGGCTGGGGTTCAGGGACACCTGCCTGGCCTCTGGGCACAGGGCAAAAACACAAGTCTTGGCTTGTAGCCTGTGATCCTTGCTCCTTCCACTACCGGTGGGTGCGGGGCAGGACAGACACTGGTCCGGCCCTGGGTGGGGAGAGGCCCTCAGCTCTCCCCCTCACCTCAAGGGCACTCCGAGCATCCTCCAGGGAGGGGGCTCCATGCACCATAGTTCTTCTGGTTCTGATGACAGCCCCCCTGCAGGCTACCAGCTCCCCAGCATTTCTGCCCAGAGGACCCTCCCCCCTGGGACCGGCCAGTCCTGGCCTTCGGTGAGTGCCCCCCATCCTTGGTGCCCGTGGCCAGTGCGTCAGGAGTGGGGTCTTCCTGCGCTGGCTCCCCTTCCTGGGCTCTGTTGTCACCTGAGCCCAGGGGATCCCTTGGCCTGGAGGATGAGCTGGGCTGAATATCTGTGGCCGGGGCACAGGTCTGCCCTCCCCAGGAGCTGGGCCCGCCACACACACCTGGACCCCCAGATGGCAAAGTGCTCCTTGGTGAGGGCtgacagggtgtgtgtgtgtgtgtgtgtggcacccGTGACCCCCCACTGCATTGCACAACTCCCCATGGAAGTGGCCAACATGTGCGTGTGTACACACTCACACTCCTCTGGGCACATGGACACACAGGCACGCTCGCGTGAGCATACATTCACACCAGCACGCACTCACAGGCCCACACCGTCACACACAAAGGAGCACAGGGCACACACCCTTGTATGACCCATCCCCACACACGCACGTGTGAGCCGACCCGAAGGGGTGGGGACGGGGCTCGTCGTTGGGTCCTGAGGCCCGTCTCTCCTCCACGGCAGCTGTAACAAGCCCCCCTCACTGGGGGTTCACCAGACACCGTTCCAGACACCGTTCATGTATCAACTCCCAGACCCTGGTGAACCCTCCAGTGATGGAAGGAACGCCCCTGGCACAGAGCGGGCAACCGAGGCAGCTGGGATGCGCACCAGTGACGCGCTGGCTGTGAGGTGCGGGCGGCGACGCGCAGGGCGGCAGGGCTGCAGCACCTGAAGGCACCGCGCCCGGCGGCCCTGAGGGGAGGAGGAGCTCGGTGCGCGCCCCGCCCCGTCGGGGAGCCGGCCTCCTCTTGCCCCCAAGGGCTGGGGCCGGCCCAGTTCGGAGGGGTCGCCGAGGCCGGCGGCCCCCCTGGGAATTCCAGGCGCGTGTGTCAGCGCGCTCGGCTTTGCCACCTCCTCGGCCCCCTCGGCCCCCGCGGAGAGCTGGATTCCCGAGGGGGCGGGGGAGGCCCCCGGGCCTAGGGCGGGATCGGGGGCCCAGCCCTGAACCCCCAGAGCGGCCCTGGCAGGAGCCGGTCTCCCCTCCGCCGCCTCCCAGTTTCCGCGCCCCGATGGGTCGCCGCTCCCCCGGGGAGGGCTGGCACAGGATAACTCTGCGGAAGTGGACGCCCCTGGCCCTGGGTTCCGGCACGTGCGTCGGGAATTCTCACCACCTTGTGGGGGGCGGGTCCTGCCCGACAGACAGGTGAGACCCTGGGGCTCGGTGACGATCCCCCAGGTCATGACCCACCAACTGTTTCTGTGCAAACCTCTACGTGAGTTGGGGGCGGCGTCTGGATCTTGGGTGCGAATCCTAGTTGTGCCTCGATTTTCGCATCTGGAATATGGGAACCATAGCAGTACCTACCTCGCAGAGTATTGTGCAAATAAAAGACACCACGGGGAACCCCGTCTGTGCCCGGGATGGGGTCCTGCCTGGGAACCCGGTCGCGGTCCTCCCCGGCGCGCGTTCGTGCGGGGACCCAGGACGCCCGCTTGCCCCGCGCCTCTGTCCGCCCTGGCTCCCTCGGGGGTTGCCTGGAGCCCCCTCCGGGCCGCCAAAACCGAAATCTCCTCGCTCGCCCCAGGCCCGCGCCCTGGCTCCCTCGGGGGTTGCCTGGAGCCCCCTCCGGGCCGCCAAAACCGAAATCTCCTCGCTCGCCCCAGGCCCGCCCCGGCGCTGCTTTGCCGGCGGCCTCAACAGGTCCCGGCGCGCTCAGGCCCGCCGCCGGGCGAGGGTGGGTGCGCGCCGCAGCCTGGCTGCCCCGCCGGCGGGCCCGGGGCGAGCCGGGGATCGGAGGGGGCAGCGGCGGCTCTAGGTCGGGGGAGGGGATGGAAGGGGGTAGGGGTGGAGGGGTCGGGGGTGAAAGGGGCAGAGAGTTGGGGGTAAGGGCTGGGAGGGTCCGGGCGGGGGCCGGGGTAGAGGGGGCAAGGAAGCTCaggggccgggggccgggggaGAAACGAGGAGGCTCAGGGTCTAGACGTggcgaggggaggaggggagggagaagggaatctCGGGATCCCCCATGGGGGAGGGGCTGCGGGACGGCTGAGAACCCGGAACCCTCAACTCCCGCCGGTGGatgccccgcccctccccgtgCCCCTGGGCGCCGCACTCCCGTTTCGCTGCGGGGGAAACGAAGGGTCCAGGTCTGCAGCGCATCTGGCGGGGCTGGGGTTTTGTGTCCCTGTGCCCGGGGGGCTGAGGGGTACCCCCTGGGTTGCTGATGGGAACACTGGCGGCACTGGGGGGAGGAGCAAGCCCTGAGCACTGGCTGAGTCGGTGGTCTTGGAACTCACCTCCGCCTTCCTCTGCCCTCACCGACGCCTCCCGGACAGGGGCTCTGGGCCGCGAGGCGAGGGAGGCGCCCGCGCCCGCCGGCGGCCGAGCGGCAGCTCGGGAGCGAGGCGCGGAGGGCGCAGCGCCGGCCGTGGCCACCAGGCGGCGCGATGGAGCCGGCGGAGCGGAGCAGATACGGTTCCCCAGGCCGGCCCGCGGCTTCCCGAGATGCGGACTCCTCGCCTCATTTTGGAGTTTCTGTGCGAGAGGGGAACAGGGAGGCG
This sequence is a window from Mesoplodon densirostris isolate mMesDen1 chromosome 4, mMesDen1 primary haplotype, whole genome shotgun sequence. Protein-coding genes within it:
- the LOC132489427 gene encoding collagen alpha-2(I) chain-like, with protein sequence MSCPYPLPPTDRQQSPPAAAKGGSLSRQTLGGECPRFSARLTGDPEPAWLAGAHPVQGYPPEISGMCQTREARSCCEADQVPGGRGEDMLRGRRGKGSNPTWKTPRLTRGPGGAQRSAGSSRRPLQGAGAPANLRTAVWPCWHPISFLTTCDTKARWFTHTRVNPGRARAARGCVLAPEAFLRQKGRGPSRRASATATISLHVSYLAFRCHSGICGPRLSPRNPDQRRGDSGQTSVPCCGHGLLLWPACQAPCPPSPSLPVGAKSPVNDNVKLQNEARSPHLGKPRAGLGNRICSAPPAPSRRLVATAGAAPSAPRSRAAARPPAGAGASLASRPRAPVREASVRAEEGGAKRECGAQGHGEGRGIHRRELRVPDPEPPRFSPGPRPLSFLAPSTPAPARTLPALTPNSLPLSPPTPPPLPPSIPSPDLEPPLPPPIPGSPRARRRGSQAAARTHPRPAAGLSAPGPVEAAGKAAPGRAWGERGDFGFGGPEGAPGNPRGSQGAGLGRARRFRFWRPGGGSRQPPREPGRTEARGKRASWVPARTRAGEDRDRVPRQDPIPGTDGVPRGVFYLHNTLRGPGASPAPSGIQLSAGAEGAEEVAKPSALTHAPGIPRGAAGLGDPSELGRPQPLGARGGRLPDGAGRAPSSSSPQGRRARCLQVLQPCRPARRRPHLTASASLVRIPAASVARSALPPTPTQPRDCQRLGVSFPNRVPPSGDTARTRPGPQGLHAGAEEEAFCDRSSQGRFLEEGARRGPLGAGRHS